Proteins from one Methanococcus maripaludis C5 genomic window:
- a CDS encoding YfcE family phosphodiesterase, whose protein sequence is MIIGLISDTHIPERAKKLPKEIFEHFSDVDLIIHCGDVTSESVLNDLKKISELLVVSGNMDCMNYPKELEVVIENFKIGIIHGNQIHPRGDTLKMKYLCLEKNWDILISGHTHTPRIKEITVENKKILLLNPGSPTVPRYPLKTIMKLKIEEKKVNAELIPIK, encoded by the coding sequence ATGATTATCGGACTCATTTCAGATACACACATTCCAGAAAGAGCTAAAAAACTTCCAAAAGAAATTTTTGAACACTTTTCAGATGTAGATTTGATAATACACTGCGGCGATGTAACGTCTGAATCTGTTTTAAATGATTTAAAAAAAATCAGTGAACTTTTGGTTGTTTCTGGAAACATGGATTGTATGAATTATCCAAAAGAACTGGAAGTAGTTATTGAAAATTTCAAAATAGGAATAATTCACGGAAATCAGATCCATCCGCGTGGAGATACATTAAAAATGAAGTATCTATGCCTTGAAAAAAACTGGGATATTTTAATTTCTGGTCACACTCATACTCCAAGGATCAAAGAAATAACTGTTGAAAATAAAAAAATACTGCTTTTGAATCCTGGAAGCCCGACTGTTCCAAGATATCCATTAAAAACCATTATGAAATTAAAAATAGAAGAAAAAAAAGTTAATGCAGAGTTAATTCCCATAAAATAA
- the ftsZ gene encoding cell division protein FtsZ gives MRLVKEALSKNNDELYNTQMSKEDFGNAKILVVGCGGAGNNTIHRLSEIGIEGAETIAINTDKQHLEHINADKKILIGSTLTRGLGAGGYPEIGKKSAELAKNVLEDVIKSADLIFVSAGMGGGTGTGSAPVVAEIAKENGAVVIGVVTYPFKIERARLKKADEGLRRLTESCDTVIVIDNNRLVDFVPNLPMNEAFRVADEIIAQAVKGITETISLKSLINIDYADVKAVMTDGGVAMIGVGEVDYDTKGDRVEKVVKDTLQCPLLDIDYKGATGALIHITGGPDLTLGEANRIGEGITSSMDINANVIWGSRLDPSMDGAIRVMAIITGVKSPNIIGGGRSPAKIIPSSAKKAKGSLGIDYIV, from the coding sequence ATGAGACTTGTAAAAGAAGCTTTGTCCAAAAATAATGATGAACTATACAACACCCAGATGTCAAAAGAGGATTTTGGGAATGCTAAAATTCTTGTTGTTGGATGCGGTGGTGCTGGAAACAATACCATTCACAGATTAAGCGAAATTGGCATTGAAGGTGCTGAAACCATTGCAATTAACACCGATAAACAGCATTTAGAACACATAAATGCAGACAAAAAAATATTAATTGGTTCAACCCTTACAAGGGGATTAGGTGCAGGCGGATATCCTGAAATCGGAAAGAAATCCGCAGAACTTGCCAAAAACGTTCTTGAAGATGTTATAAAAAGTGCAGATTTAATATTCGTTTCAGCAGGAATGGGCGGTGGAACAGGTACTGGTTCTGCTCCAGTTGTAGCTGAAATTGCAAAAGAAAATGGTGCTGTAGTTATCGGTGTTGTAACTTATCCATTCAAAATCGAAAGAGCAAGACTTAAAAAAGCTGATGAAGGACTTAGAAGACTTACTGAAAGCTGTGATACGGTTATTGTGATTGATAACAATAGACTTGTTGATTTTGTTCCAAATTTACCTATGAACGAGGCTTTCAGGGTAGCTGATGAAATCATTGCTCAGGCAGTCAAAGGAATAACGGAAACAATTTCATTAAAGAGCTTGATTAATATTGACTATGCAGACGTCAAAGCGGTTATGACCGATGGTGGAGTCGCAATGATTGGTGTTGGTGAGGTTGACTACGATACTAAAGGTGACAGAGTAGAAAAAGTTGTAAAAGACACATTACAATGTCCACTTTTAGATATTGATTACAAAGGGGCAACTGGTGCATTAATACACATCACGGGCGGTCCTGATTTAACCCTGGGTGAAGCTAACAGAATCGGTGAAGGAATTACAAGCAGCATGGACATAAATGCTAATGTTATTTGGGGTTCAAGGCTTGACCCTTCAATGGACGGAGCAATAAGAGTAATGGCAATTATTACTGGAGTCAAGTCCCCTAATATAATCGGCGGTGGAAGATCTCCTGCAAAAATAATTCCAAGTTCAGCCAAGAAGGCTAAAGGTTCACTTGGAATTGACTACATCGTATAA
- a CDS encoding transcriptional regulator has translation MRAHERLLLSVGSDKFTDEFKKVLLELDVPLKEFSEISDIPYSTLYKITNEKDFRISTLKKIINTIKSFEEEDSSEEKIALIAARPSLNKISTKRIAVNGKTYLLKEYPASTLEDCIVSAIYAEREGVKAIVCAPIVSTSIEKVVRIPVAVIIAEKNAFMEALEIVVSKI, from the coding sequence ATGCGGGCGCATGAACGACTTTTATTGAGTGTGGGTTCAGATAAGTTTACGGATGAATTTAAGAAGGTTCTCCTTGAATTAGACGTTCCATTAAAGGAATTTTCTGAAATATCTGATATACCGTACAGTACACTTTATAAAATCACAAATGAAAAGGATTTTAGAATATCAACTCTTAAAAAAATCATAAATACTATAAAAAGCTTTGAAGAAGAGGATTCATCAGAAGAAAAAATAGCCCTGATTGCAGCAAGGCCATCACTTAATAAAATAAGTACAAAAAGGATAGCAGTAAATGGAAAAACTTATCTTTTGAAAGAATATCCTGCAAGTACACTTGAAGACTGTATCGTTTCAGCAATATATGCAGAAAGAGAGGGTGTAAAAGCAATAGTCTGTGCCCCGATTGTAAGTACCAGCATTGAAAAGGTTGTAAGAATACCTGTTGCAGTTATTATTGCCGAAAAAAATGCATTTATGGAAGCACTTGAAATCGTAGTTTCAAAGATTTAA
- a CDS encoding DUF1188 domain-containing protein, with translation MNYGITESVKTTRSKIKIKDIVSDVVEKKANAIKYFLEGEEFKQAVVFGAYLSGSYIAYTLLKDCDEVIIVDIQPHLQDILFNEGIKFMDLNRLQLELRNGTSIDPDLVIDLTGLGGVSPDLLSKFNPKVLIVEDPKGNHDKGISKIDNTDKRLCVGDKKGILKTYRSSKFSKTSGTMTLVVDIIMESCKEINEIDGVLYTIPNLKYFEGTVFHEKNVKKFLTELNMPAITVSSIDHVEYELEEALSKNISRVNSFVKEI, from the coding sequence ATGAATTACGGAATTACCGAAAGCGTAAAAACTACTCGATCGAAAATAAAAATAAAAGACATTGTTTCAGATGTTGTTGAAAAAAAGGCAAATGCAATTAAATACTTCTTGGAAGGCGAAGAATTTAAACAAGCTGTTGTCTTTGGCGCGTATCTTTCAGGAAGCTACATTGCATACACCCTTTTAAAAGACTGTGATGAAGTTATCATCGTTGATATCCAGCCACATTTGCAGGACATTCTATTTAACGAAGGAATAAAATTTATGGACTTAAACAGATTACAACTTGAATTGAGAAACGGAACCTCGATCGATCCAGACTTAGTAATTGATTTAACAGGCCTTGGAGGAGTATCTCCGGATTTACTTTCCAAATTCAATCCAAAAGTATTGATTGTCGAAGATCCAAAAGGAAACCACGATAAAGGAATCTCAAAAATAGACAATACTGATAAAAGACTCTGTGTAGGGGATAAAAAAGGAATTTTAAAAACATACAGGTCATCTAAATTTTCAAAAACCTCTGGAACCATGACCCTTGTTGTTGACATTATTATGGAGTCATGTAAAGAAATTAATGAAATAGATGGCGTATTGTACACAATTCCAAATTTAAAATACTTCGAAGGAACCGTTTTTCACGAAAAGAACGTAAAAAAGTTTTTAACTGAATTGAACATGCCTGCAATAACGGTAAGTTCAATAGATCATGTTGAATATGAACTTGAAGAAGCGCTTTCTAAAAATATTTCAAGAGTAAATTCCTTTGTAAAGGAAATTTAA
- a CDS encoding FeGP cofactor biosynthesis guanylyltransferase HcgB family protein, which translates to MNIEETIKTAYGESLNSARFGDKFEEIDAIQSIIKSAKSVVVATRNEKKFKVVFNIISKITDANISMIEIPTNSADLTRMPAVSKGLIAVDSSDADIIISRGRLGIPGSGSFLLIMDKKGRILTGSISPSSIIHKNPIDKTVELELINALERIGIKVKK; encoded by the coding sequence ATGAATATCGAAGAAACCATAAAAACTGCATATGGAGAATCACTAAACAGTGCACGCTTTGGGGATAAATTTGAAGAAATTGATGCCATTCAAAGCATAATAAAAAGTGCAAAAAGCGTTGTTGTGGCAACAAGAAATGAAAAGAAATTTAAAGTAGTATTTAATATTATCTCTAAGATTACAGATGCAAATATATCAATGATTGAAATTCCAACAAATTCTGCAGATTTAACCCGTATGCCTGCAGTAAGTAAGGGTTTGATTGCTGTGGATTCTTCGGATGCAGACATAATTATATCCCGTGGAAGGCTTGGAATTCCAGGTTCTGGATCTTTTCTTCTTATTATGGATAAAAAGGGAAGAATTTTAACAGGATCTATTTCCCCATCATCAATTATTCATAAAAATCCAATTGATAAAACTGTAGAGTTGGAATTAATTAATGCTCTTGAAAGAATCGGTATCAAGGTGAAAAAATGA
- a CDS encoding phenylalanine--tRNA ligase subunit alpha: MELHNDEKRLLKAFQESNEKIMNLEELSKYIEKEKVMRAAFWLSGRDFLEIIENKTKICELTELGNQSLDLGIPERKVANYIKENNLESIPIKDLSKILEKDETGAALGNLKKKGLVAIDKGNIVFKDLDYVDIEEEVLKKASEDFNLSNYSEDEVKIIENLKKRGFLKINEVVDRSFELKNAGIDFIKKPIEIKEEITQLTREMIVSGKWNDYFIRPYDAKIPTEELYPAKAHPMSKIIQEVNEVLISMGFKEVKSQIVQTEFWNFDTLFEPQDHPARDMQDTFFVKYPNTGTVPKDLLEKVKGIHECGTIGDEKISKGWCYNFDENVSERTVLRTHTTVSSIKYLASLSECERENAQKVFCIDRVFRNEAIDYKHLPEFYQCEGIVMAEDVNFDNLVGILKEFLQKLGFEKVRIRPAYFPFTEPSLEAEVYMEGKGWLELLGAGIFRPEVLEPFGIKKPVLAWGIGLSRLAMLRLGLTDIRELHKNDMQWLKKTVISEE, translated from the coding sequence ATGGAACTTCACAATGATGAGAAAAGATTATTAAAAGCATTTCAGGAATCTAATGAAAAAATAATGAATTTAGAAGAACTTTCAAAATATATTGAAAAAGAAAAAGTCATGAGAGCAGCATTTTGGCTTTCTGGACGAGATTTTCTTGAAATTATTGAAAATAAAACCAAGATATGTGAATTAACCGAACTTGGTAACCAATCTTTAGATTTAGGAATTCCGGAGAGAAAAGTTGCAAATTATATCAAAGAAAATAATTTAGAATCAATTCCAATAAAAGACCTTTCAAAAATTTTGGAAAAGGATGAAACAGGGGCCGCACTTGGTAATTTGAAGAAAAAAGGATTAGTTGCGATCGATAAAGGAAATATCGTATTCAAAGATTTAGATTACGTTGATATTGAAGAAGAAGTACTAAAAAAAGCTTCGGAAGATTTTAATTTATCAAATTATTCTGAAGATGAAGTTAAAATAATTGAAAACTTGAAAAAAAGGGGTTTCTTAAAAATAAACGAAGTAGTTGACAGAAGTTTTGAACTTAAAAATGCAGGAATTGATTTTATTAAAAAGCCAATAGAAATAAAGGAAGAAATCACACAACTTACACGGGAAATGATTGTAAGTGGAAAATGGAATGACTATTTCATAAGACCGTATGACGCAAAAATTCCAACTGAAGAACTTTATCCTGCAAAAGCACACCCCATGTCAAAAATAATTCAGGAAGTTAATGAAGTTTTGATATCAATGGGTTTTAAAGAAGTGAAAAGCCAGATTGTCCAAACGGAATTCTGGAACTTCGATACGTTATTTGAACCACAAGACCACCCTGCAAGAGATATGCAAGACACATTTTTTGTAAAATATCCAAACACAGGAACAGTTCCAAAAGATTTGCTTGAAAAAGTGAAAGGAATTCATGAATGTGGAACCATTGGTGACGAAAAAATTTCAAAAGGCTGGTGCTATAACTTCGATGAAAACGTTTCTGAAAGAACAGTTTTAAGAACACACACGACTGTTTCATCGATAAAATACCTTGCATCGCTTTCAGAATGTGAACGAGAAAATGCGCAAAAAGTATTTTGCATCGATAGAGTATTTAGAAACGAAGCAATTGATTACAAACACCTGCCAGAATTCTACCAGTGCGAAGGAATCGTAATGGCTGAGGATGTTAATTTCGACAATCTTGTTGGAATTTTAAAAGAATTTTTACAAAAATTAGGATTTGAAAAGGTAAGAATAAGACCTGCATACTTCCCATTTACAGAGCCTTCACTTGAAGCTGAAGTTTATATGGAAGGAAAAGGCTGGCTTGAACTTTTGGGTGCGGGAATATTTAGGCCTGAAGTTTTAGAACCATTTGGAATTAAAAAACCAGTTCTTGCATGGGGTATTGGACTCAGCAGACTTGCAATGTTAAGATTAGGCCTTACAGATATTCGTGAGCTTCACAAAAACGACATGCAATGGCTTAAAAAAACCGTTATCAGTGAAGAGTAA
- a CDS encoding TIGR01212 family radical SAM protein (This family includes YhcC from E. coli K-12, an uncharacterized radical SAM protein.), with translation MNTGAQIYRNSSSSIDKNIVDRIYKDGFLIAQYGLYMKRERDYKTFKVPVDAGFSCPNKDGTIDTRGCIFCPKMGRPISVEYCNIKYSLKDQIETQVKQNKEKGIGKFYVYFYPGTNTHGTPERLKELWDYALSFEDVIGISIGTRPDCLEDEKLDILENYVKQGYEIWIDLGIQTMHDKTLDFLNRKHSSNDIRRVLIECKKRGILVCGHIILGLPDESWNMMMETSKMLSDLEIDALKIYPLVVIENTELEEIYWKGEYKSLDEKQYIHLVSDFLEHLSPYVIIQRVSKDKVPDEIKISPEWSLRRLRILNEVSKELARRNSKQGSKYKK, from the coding sequence ATGAACACGGGCGCTCAAATTTACAGAAATAGTAGTAGTTCAATAGATAAAAATATTGTAGATAGAATTTACAAAGATGGTTTTTTAATAGCCCAGTATGGACTCTATATGAAAAGAGAAAGGGATTATAAAACATTCAAAGTTCCAGTTGATGCAGGATTTTCGTGTCCAAATAAAGACGGTACAATCGATACAAGAGGCTGTATTTTCTGCCCGAAAATGGGTCGCCCGATAAGTGTTGAATACTGTAATATTAAATATTCGTTAAAAGATCAGATCGAAACCCAGGTAAAACAAAATAAGGAAAAGGGAATTGGAAAATTTTATGTTTATTTTTACCCCGGAACCAATACCCACGGAACTCCAGAAAGACTAAAAGAACTTTGGGATTATGCACTTTCTTTTGAGGATGTTATTGGAATTTCAATCGGAACTAGGCCAGACTGTCTTGAAGATGAAAAACTAGATATTTTAGAAAATTATGTAAAACAAGGCTATGAAATCTGGATTGATCTAGGAATCCAGACGATGCATGACAAAACTCTTGATTTTTTAAACAGAAAGCATTCTTCGAACGATATAAGACGCGTTCTGATAGAATGTAAAAAAAGGGGAATTTTAGTTTGTGGGCATATAATTTTAGGACTTCCTGATGAAAGCTGGAACATGATGATGGAAACTTCAAAAATGTTGTCTGATCTAGAAATTGATGCGCTAAAAATATACCCGCTAGTAGTTATTGAAAACACTGAACTCGAAGAAATATACTGGAAAGGGGAATACAAATCCCTTGATGAAAAACAGTACATTCACCTGGTTTCTGATTTTTTAGAACATTTATCTCCTTATGTAATTATCCAAAGAGTTTCAAAGGATAAAGTTCCTGATGAAATAAAGATATCTCCAGAATGGTCTTTAAGACGACTCAGAATTTTAAATGAAGTTTCAAAAGAACTTGCAAGAAGAAATTCAAAACAGGGTTCAAAATACAAAAAATAA
- a CDS encoding DUF366 family protein encodes MKKIDFDTISAIILEEFKTYTGEEIEPLWAFETFDVQKDSIVGFIGPMDVKIENMKDLKDVKEEKYIAVPIQSSEAINFIVEHFDNPDLKMTYLRQRIFVSIAKDVIENHSNLKLKKSGDDLYFDEKKLSVCIACRGISSGKIHLGINLKSDSVPSHVSAVGLNDMGIENVFEIMEEIAIEYSKEMSKIEKDIRKTLPLF; translated from the coding sequence ATGAAAAAAATCGATTTTGATACAATTTCTGCAATTATTTTAGAAGAATTTAAAACATACACTGGAGAAGAAATCGAACCTCTCTGGGCATTTGAAACATTTGATGTTCAAAAAGATAGTATTGTCGGATTTATCGGTCCAATGGATGTTAAAATTGAAAATATGAAAGATTTAAAAGATGTTAAAGAAGAAAAATACATAGCAGTTCCAATTCAATCATCAGAAGCCATTAATTTTATCGTTGAACATTTTGATAATCCAGATTTAAAAATGACATATTTAAGACAGAGAATATTTGTATCAATTGCAAAAGATGTAATTGAAAATCACTCCAATTTAAAATTAAAAAAATCTGGAGATGACCTTTATTTTGATGAAAAGAAATTGTCTGTTTGTATTGCATGCAGGGGGATTTCTTCTGGAAAAATCCATCTTGGAATAAACTTAAAAAGTGATTCTGTTCCATCGCACGTTTCTGCAGTAGGGTTAAATGATATGGGAATTGAAAATGTTTTTGAAATTATGGAAGAAATTGCAATTGAATATTCAAAAGAAATGTCAAAAATTGAAAAAGATATTCGAAAAACGCTTCCTTTATTTTAA
- a CDS encoding S-layer protein: MSAPTKLIALFVLAALCTIPITYGMVVDDPLIVVNSEKVDKEYAELLMDKYYSKRTLEINSDNEIVVTENIIYNVPALDEFEINDGKGNLLVEFTKSGETVTYKNFEYEEELESDDEGDEVTFMGKTYKLIEYDEDEKIVLGNKVEDTETTEEFSYDAFTFKIIGMDSTGQILVSVYEGSDRIENVKMYPDDTYFVSGSKISIYYDEYMESGDTPYFFFEIYDSLEIEDGETISGYSNIDTDLDGKRINLEYESPKSLSQNFELLNYKVELTDVSDEDLTVFFTVTQNLNYEFDMDEGTKYFGNNIFAVKIENDEDDDSDDESYLYKNNKKYSEIVDYQGSVQLVDQDELLSASSDLILIGGPVSNKVTESIQNSLSVEVTNDYPGEGKGIIQTITNPNNDESTILVLAGSDRDGTKACVLALNQGLYSGSGNLVVKLTGDDSVSVI, encoded by the coding sequence ATGAGTGCTCCAACTAAATTAATAGCACTGTTTGTTTTAGCAGCACTCTGCACCATACCAATAACTTACGGTATGGTTGTAGACGACCCTTTAATTGTAGTAAACAGCGAAAAAGTCGATAAAGAATACGCAGAACTTTTAATGGATAAATATTATTCAAAAAGAACCTTGGAAATAAATTCAGATAATGAAATCGTTGTTACTGAAAATATAATTTATAATGTTCCCGCACTTGATGAATTTGAAATTAACGATGGTAAGGGCAATTTGTTAGTCGAATTTACAAAATCTGGCGAAACAGTTACTTACAAAAACTTTGAATATGAAGAAGAACTCGAATCAGACGATGAAGGGGACGAAGTAACATTTATGGGAAAAACTTATAAACTTATAGAATACGATGAAGATGAAAAAATAGTTCTCGGAAACAAAGTCGAAGATACTGAAACTACTGAAGAATTCAGTTACGATGCATTTACATTTAAAATAATCGGTATGGATAGCACCGGACAAATTTTAGTAAGTGTTTATGAAGGTAGTGATAGAATTGAAAATGTTAAAATGTATCCTGATGATACCTACTTTGTATCTGGCTCAAAAATTTCAATATACTATGATGAATATATGGAAAGTGGAGATACCCCTTATTTCTTCTTTGAAATCTATGATTCCCTCGAAATCGAAGATGGGGAAACAATATCCGGATATAGTAACATTGATACAGACCTCGATGGTAAAAGAATAAATTTAGAATACGAAAGTCCAAAAAGTCTATCCCAAAACTTTGAATTATTAAACTACAAAGTAGAACTTACAGATGTAAGTGACGAAGACTTAACGGTATTTTTTACAGTAACACAGAATTTAAACTACGAATTTGATATGGATGAAGGTACAAAATACTTCGGAAATAACATATTTGCAGTAAAAATAGAAAATGATGAAGATGACGATTCTGACGATGAATCATACCTCTATAAAAACAATAAAAAGTACAGTGAAATTGTCGATTACCAAGGTTCAGTCCAGTTAGTTGATCAGGATGAACTGTTAAGTGCTTCTTCAGATTTAATATTAATTGGTGGACCTGTTTCAAACAAAGTTACAGAAAGTATTCAAAACAGTTTAAGCGTTGAAGTTACAAACGACTACCCTGGAGAAGGAAAAGGAATAATTCAAACAATTACTAATCCAAACAATGACGAAAGTACAATATTGGTTCTTGCAGGATCTGACAGGGATGGAACAAAAGCCTGTGTATTGGCACTTAATCAGGGCCTCTATTCAGGATCTGGCAATTTAGTCGTAAAATTAACTGGTGATGACAGCGTAAGTGTTATCTAA
- the pyrE gene encoding orotate phosphoribosyltransferase, which yields MVTAEELSLKNELIRLLKDVNCVKFGDFTLASGKQSKYYVDIKKATTNPKVLKAAAKLVNYYVSNENTENLKIAGVELGSVSIATAVSLETEKDLLIIRKKAKEYGTKNKIEGELNHGDNVIVMEDVTTTGGSVSKAVDEIRAVSGNVKKIYVIVDRQEGAKENLAQNNVELIPLVTIEELGLNK from the coding sequence TTGGTAACAGCGGAAGAACTCAGTTTAAAAAATGAATTGATAAGATTATTGAAAGATGTAAACTGCGTGAAGTTTGGTGACTTTACACTGGCCTCTGGAAAGCAGAGTAAATATTACGTAGATATTAAAAAGGCTACAACGAATCCCAAAGTTTTAAAAGCAGCCGCAAAACTTGTAAATTATTATGTTTCAAATGAAAATACTGAAAATTTAAAAATTGCAGGAGTAGAATTAGGTTCAGTTTCAATTGCAACAGCAGTATCTCTAGAAACTGAAAAAGACCTTTTAATAATCAGAAAAAAGGCAAAAGAATACGGAACGAAAAATAAAATTGAAGGGGAATTAAATCATGGTGACAATGTAATCGTGATGGAAGACGTTACAACAACTGGTGGAAGCGTTTCAAAGGCAGTGGATGAGATAAGGGCAGTTTCTGGAAACGTTAAAAAAATCTACGTAATTGTTGATAGACAGGAAGGTGCAAAAGAGAATTTAGCTCAAAATAACGTTGAATTAATCCCTCTCGTTACAATCGAAGAGCTGGGACTCAATAAATAA
- a CDS encoding amidohydrolase translates to MILVKDAIINGKKQNMLVEGNIIKKIGNISNSEVSKDETEIIDGKNCVLIPGLINTHTHVPMSLFRGVADDIPLMDWLSGHIWPMESKLNEKIVYAGTLLGTIEMIKSGTTAFNDMYFFLDSIIKAVDETGIRSTIAYGMIDLFDEEKREKELKTARESLEMIKNLNNSRITGALGPHAPYTCSKEILESTNALAREFNVPIHIHMNETLDEINQVVERTGMRPFEYLNSFGFFEDVTTICAHCVHLSDSEIQIMKEKNMFAAHNPVSNLKLASGVSPVLKLLENNIPVTLGTDGCGSNNNMNLFEEIKAVALIHKGVNLNPVAVTAKEAFEFGTKNGAKALNINSGEIKEGKLADFVLINMKKPYLTPKENIESHLVYSFNGVVDTVVIDGKIVLNAGKMVNIDEEKVYELAEEAYFELAK, encoded by the coding sequence ATGATTTTAGTAAAAGATGCGATTATTAATGGAAAAAAGCAGAATATGCTTGTTGAAGGAAATATTATCAAAAAAATTGGAAATATTTCAAATTCAGAAGTCTCAAAAGATGAAACAGAAATAATCGATGGAAAAAACTGTGTTTTAATTCCAGGATTAATAAATACGCACACTCACGTTCCAATGTCTCTCTTTAGGGGAGTTGCAGATGATATTCCATTAATGGACTGGTTAAGTGGACACATCTGGCCAATGGAATCAAAATTAAATGAAAAAATAGTTTACGCAGGAACGCTTCTTGGAACAATTGAAATGATTAAAAGCGGAACCACTGCTTTTAACGACATGTATTTTTTCCTCGATTCGATAATCAAAGCAGTTGATGAAACAGGAATTCGATCAACAATTGCATACGGAATGATTGATTTATTTGACGAAGAAAAACGGGAAAAAGAATTAAAAACTGCGAGAGAGTCTCTTGAAATGATTAAAAATTTGAATAATTCAAGAATTACTGGAGCGTTAGGACCTCATGCGCCATATACTTGTTCAAAAGAAATTTTAGAAAGTACAAATGCTCTTGCAAGGGAATTCAATGTTCCAATTCATATTCACATGAATGAAACATTAGATGAAATAAATCAGGTTGTAGAAAGAACAGGAATGCGACCTTTTGAATACCTAAATTCATTTGGATTTTTTGAGGATGTAACTACAATCTGCGCACACTGCGTTCATTTGAGTGATTCAGAAATTCAAATAATGAAAGAAAAAAATATGTTTGCGGCGCACAATCCTGTAAGTAATTTAAAGTTAGCTTCAGGGGTTTCTCCAGTTTTAAAATTACTTGAAAACAACATTCCTGTAACTTTGGGAACTGACGGCTGTGGAAGTAACAACAACATGAATTTATTCGAAGAAATAAAAGCAGTAGCTTTGATACACAAAGGAGTAAATTTAAACCCTGTTGCAGTAACTGCAAAAGAAGCTTTTGAGTTTGGAACTAAAAACGGTGCAAAAGCACTTAATATCAATTCTGGAGAAATAAAAGAAGGAAAACTCGCAGACTTTGTACTTATCAACATGAAAAAACCTTATTTAACGCCTAAAGAAAACATCGAATCGCATTTAGTTTATTCATTCAACGGTGTAGTTGATACAGTGGTGATTGATGGTAAAATCGTGTTAAATGCCGGAAAAATGGTTAATATTGATGAAGAAAAAGTTTACGAGTTAGCAGAAGAAGCTTACTTTGAACTAGCTAAATAA